The genomic interval GCGCCAGGGCGACGATCCGACCGCCCATTGGGGCGCGCTGGTGGAGGCGGCGGTGAACGCCGCGGCGGCTCAGGGCTATGTCGATAAGAGCCGGCTCGGTCTTTGGGGCCTGAGCCATGGCGGCCATAGCGGCTTGTCGACGCTGTCGCAGACGTCGATCTTCAAGGCCGGCGTGGTCGCCAACAGCGCCACGGACTTCTTCAGCCATTATGGAACCCTGGGCGTGGTCCGCACCATGCTGTCGGACGACCTGTTCGCCGCGGGGTCCTCGACGCTTTACGAGAGCGCACCGGAGGAGGGGCTTTATATCGGCGCCGCGCCCTGGGAGAAGCCGCAAGCCTATGCCGTTGCAAGTCCGCTGTCCCATGCCGGGCAGATGAACACGCCGCTTCTCATGCTTGCAGGCGATCTCGATTGGAATTACCAGCCGTCGGAATTCGACCAATATTACGTGGCGCTTATTCGCCAGGGCAAGGAAGCGACCTATGTGCGCTATCTCGGCGAAGGCCACGGCAACACCAGCCCAGCCAATCTCAGCGATTCCTGGCAGCGGATACGCGATTGGTTCGCGAGCCACATCAAGTGAAGCGGCGGCCCGCTTCCCGTTCGGCCACTGGACGGTCGCGTTTCGGTTAGCCTGCCGCTAGTCCCGGGCCTTTCGAAGCGCGCCTTCGAGCTTCTTCCGCTCGGCGTCCCATCGCCGCTCTTCGGCTTCCGACCTCCGGTCGAGCGCATCCCGTTCGGAATCGAGGGCGGCAACGCTCTCCTCGTGCCGTTCCCGCGCCCTATCGAGCGCGCCCTGCGCTCTCGCAACGGCGCGTTCGCGCCGCGCGCGCTCCCGTCCACGAGCCGCCTCGTCCCTTGCGTGCTCGCGTTCCTGCCGCTTGTGCTCTCTGTCGTAGTCGGCAGCAGCGGTCCGCGCGGCGCGTTCGCTCGCGAGATCGACGACCTTCGCCGGCCGGGTGCCGGTCTTCGGCTTCTTCCCTTTGTGCCTGACATCGGCCGGCACCGCCCTTGGCAGCTTCGCCGGCAGCGAATTCGGCAGCTCGGTATTTTCCGTGAAAGGCCCGTTTGATCCCACCGGCCGTCGAAGAACGGTTCCCGGCCTTGCCATCGCCGCCGCTACGATCCTCGGGTCGACGGTCTCATGCGCGAAACCCTGATGAAAGAGATCGCGCGACACGCCCCAGGCTTCGAGCGCCGCCTTCATGGACGGTGCGGCGACCGCGAGGTCGTAAAATCCGAGGGAAGTGGCGAATGTCCTGAGCTTGCGGGGCATCATTAGGGCCGGTTTGGGATGGATGAGGTCTTCACTGGTGCCAACGCATGACCCGCGCCAGAAGTGCAATGAAAAGGTC from Rhizomicrobium sp. carries:
- a CDS encoding cell envelope biogenesis protein TolA, translating into MPRKLRTFATSLGFYDLAVAAPSMKAALEAWGVSRDLFHQGFAHETVDPRIVAAAMARPGTVLRRPVGSNGPFTENTELPNSLPAKLPRAVPADVRHKGKKPKTGTRPAKVVDLASERAARTAAADYDREHKRQEREHARDEAARGRERARRERAVARAQGALDRARERHEESVAALDSERDALDRRSEAEERRWDAERKKLEGALRKARD